A window of the Roseovarius sp. S88 genome harbors these coding sequences:
- a CDS encoding 3-keto-5-aminohexanoate cleavage protein, with amino-acid sequence MPLAMNREVFITCAVTGSGGTQDKSPHVPRSPQQIADSAIAAAKAGAAVVHCHVRDPETGVPSRDPKMFREVTDRIRDAEVDVVLNLTAGMGGDMVFGDVEHPLPVNPAGTDMAGASERVAHVAECRPEICTLDCGTMNFAEADYVMTNTPGMLTAMGKMMTDLGVKPEIEAFDTGHLWYAKQLVKDGVLDSPALVQLCMGVPWGAPDDLNTFMAMVNNVPEDWTFSAFGLGRNQMPYVAAAVLAGGNVRVGLEDNLMLDKGVLGTNEQLVGRAVEIIERLGARVIGPQEVRDKLGLTKRAPV; translated from the coding sequence ATGCCGCTTGCCATGAACCGCGAGGTTTTCATCACCTGTGCCGTCACCGGATCAGGCGGTACACAGGACAAAAGCCCACATGTCCCTCGCAGCCCCCAGCAAATTGCTGACAGCGCCATTGCGGCGGCGAAGGCGGGCGCGGCGGTGGTGCATTGCCATGTGCGGGATCCAGAGACGGGGGTGCCGTCTCGCGATCCAAAGATGTTTCGGGAAGTGACCGACCGTATACGGGATGCCGAAGTGGATGTTGTTCTCAATCTGACGGCTGGCATGGGCGGGGATATGGTTTTTGGCGATGTGGAACATCCGCTGCCTGTAAACCCGGCCGGAACAGACATGGCCGGTGCATCAGAGCGCGTGGCGCATGTGGCTGAGTGCCGGCCGGAGATTTGTACGCTGGATTGCGGTACGATGAATTTTGCCGAGGCCGATTACGTGATGACCAACACGCCGGGCATGCTGACGGCGATGGGCAAGATGATGACCGATCTGGGTGTGAAGCCCGAGATTGAGGCGTTTGATACAGGCCATTTATGGTATGCAAAACAGCTGGTTAAGGATGGTGTTCTAGACAGCCCAGCCCTGGTGCAGCTGTGCATGGGCGTGCCGTGGGGTGCGCCTGATGATCTCAATACGTTCATGGCGATGGTCAACAACGTCCCCGAGGACTGGACCTTTTCCGCCTTTGGTCTGGGTCGAAACCAGATGCCTTATGTCGCCGCCGCTGTGCTGGCGGGGGGCAATGTGCGGGTCGGGCTGGAAGACAACCTTATGCTCGACAAGGGCGTGCTGGGCACCAATGAGCAACTGGTGGGACGCGCGGTGGAGATAATCGAACGACTTGGCGCGCGCGTGATCGGGCCTCAAGAGGTGCGAGACAAGCTTGGCCTGACCAAGCGCGCTCCGGTGTAA
- a CDS encoding Na+/H+ antiporter subunit E, producing MAKVFNWLFPHPFLTLLLTVVWTLLQNDISAGMVVFGLILGIIIPRITAVWWPDRPSGIRLFKLFNYLVIVLWDILVANVQVAWIVLTRPNSKLRPAWVVVPLDLKQPEAITVLAGTITLTPGTVSADISSEGHSLLVHTLDTDDPDSVRDEIKTRYEARLKEIFI from the coding sequence ATGGCCAAAGTCTTCAACTGGCTCTTTCCGCACCCATTCCTGACATTGCTGCTCACAGTGGTCTGGACGCTTTTGCAAAACGACATCTCGGCAGGGATGGTGGTGTTTGGCCTGATCCTGGGCATCATCATTCCGCGTATAACGGCCGTCTGGTGGCCGGATCGTCCCAGTGGCATACGGCTGTTCAAGCTCTTCAACTATTTGGTCATCGTGCTGTGGGATATTCTGGTGGCCAATGTGCAGGTCGCGTGGATCGTCCTGACCCGGCCCAATTCCAAACTGCGCCCGGCTTGGGTTGTGGTGCCTTTGGATCTCAAACAGCCCGAGGCGATTACTGTGTTGGCTGGTACGATAACTTTGACACCAGGGACAGTTTCCGCTGACATTTCTAGCGAAGGCCACAGCCTCTTGGTGCACACGCTCGACACCGATGATCCGGACAGTGTGCGCGACGAAATCAAGACCCGCTACGAGGCTCGGCTAAAGGAGATTTTCATATGA
- a CDS encoding GlxA family transcriptional regulator: MPEWTKSTSQPTKVSLLLFDQFSNLCLANCIEPLRAANMQGDGQVFDWSILSPDGAACRSSSGLEVLAQAELSSLKATDYLFVMASYGHDRHDAPNTRRLLRAAARKADRIVGLDAGPWLLASAGLLDGRRATVHWDLLDAFTERFLAVEVERARVVKDGQIVTCAGAMSALDLTLDLISDHLGMAARLEIEALFLHGDPPVGQAQPARLSDPLVHRALQLMRDSVEKPMPLTQLARALSCQPRTLDRRFRARLGASPGKVYRHLRLAAARKLIEDSPLGMAEIAVRCGYDSPAALTRAIGQRYGVTPRMLRRG, encoded by the coding sequence ATGCCAGAATGGACAAAATCAACATCCCAGCCCACCAAGGTCAGCTTGCTTCTCTTTGATCAGTTTTCCAACCTGTGTCTGGCGAACTGCATCGAGCCGCTGCGCGCGGCGAACATGCAAGGGGACGGGCAGGTGTTTGACTGGTCCATCCTAAGCCCTGATGGCGCGGCGTGTCGCTCCTCAAGTGGGCTCGAGGTACTTGCGCAGGCAGAGCTATCGTCGCTCAAAGCGACAGACTATCTGTTTGTGATGGCCAGCTACGGGCACGACCGGCACGACGCACCAAACACCCGCAGATTGCTACGCGCTGCGGCACGAAAGGCTGACAGAATTGTCGGTCTGGACGCAGGTCCATGGCTATTGGCGTCAGCCGGGCTTCTGGATGGGCGGCGGGCGACGGTACACTGGGACTTGCTTGATGCCTTCACCGAACGCTTTCTGGCTGTCGAAGTTGAACGGGCTCGTGTCGTAAAGGACGGCCAAATTGTAACTTGCGCCGGGGCGATGTCTGCACTCGATCTGACATTGGACCTGATTTCGGACCATCTTGGCATGGCTGCAAGGCTTGAGATTGAGGCGCTCTTTTTGCACGGTGATCCGCCTGTGGGCCAGGCGCAGCCGGCGCGGCTCTCTGATCCTCTCGTGCACCGTGCCTTGCAATTGATGCGTGACAGTGTGGAAAAACCGATGCCGCTGACGCAGCTGGCCCGCGCGTTGTCCTGTCAACCGCGCACACTGGACCGCAGGTTTCGCGCTCGGCTTGGGGCATCGCCAGGCAAAGTCTACCGCCATCTGCGCTTGGCTGCCGCGCGCAAGCTCATCGAAGACAGCCCACTTGGCATGGCCGAAATTGCCGTGCGCTGTGGCTACGACTCACCAGCGGCTCTGACACGGGCGATTGGGCAGCGGTATGGTGTGACACCTCGGATGCTGCGCCGTGGTTGA
- a CDS encoding monovalent cation/H+ antiporter subunit A, which translates to MSLFLVVALPFLGALLPGLMNSAGRQACAGVTFIVSLAAFIGLISNLPAMIAGEVVQARVEWLPALGLNFNLMLDGLGFFFAFLILGIGLLIITYARYYLSRDDNMGEFFTYLLLFQGAMVGIVLSDNILLLLVFWELTSLSSFLLIGYWKHLPEGRQGARMALAVTGMGGLAMIAGMLILGNIVGSYDLSVILENRELIQASPLYVPALILILLGCFTKSAQFPFHFWLPHAMAAPTPVSAYLHSATMVKAGIFLMARMWPALSGTPEWVMIVTSAGLITMVLGAVIALFKHDLKALLAFSTVSHLGLITMLLGTGTAFGALAAVFHILNHATFKAALFMAAGIVDHEAKTRDITRLGGLAKLMPVTFVIATIAALSMAGIPFLNGFLSKEMMLEEATHTSLFGSPWLVPVMATIGSLFSAAYCFRFIGHTFLGAVRDDYPAHPHDPGPGMWLPPAILVVLVVVIGVAPFLAQPAVFFVTEAVLGGTAEIPIKYIKIWHGLVPALFMSIAAVLGGLIVLALFKPLLRAWDATPRPEAKVIFEGLVEAVVRVSQSVILRLHNGSFSRYAAFASLAIVVAGYYAWRTGTVGEATRVMQPVSPVAMAGWVMLVAATCGLATLHRNRLLSLVLIGIVGLMVSVGFVFFSAPDLAMTQITVEVVTIILLLLALNFLPNATPLESTAMRRTRDIAVAVAGGLATMGLSMHYLLRDAVTSPISEFHLANSYKGGGGTNVVNVILVDFRGFDTYGEIIVLGIAALLIYALTETLLSGPVRARLLNREPNQPQAGGRHPMMMVVLTRVMMPVVLMVGFYIFLRGHNEPGGGFIAGLIVSIGVVMQYMASGFTWTAARMRYPYHGIIGAGVLIAGLTGIGSWFVSKPFLTSDFTYVRIPPFQEFELATAALFDLGVFLAVVGAVMLSLESFSRLARRRDAVDDAHPMDIDPSRDDPPEPSQTQATEAS; encoded by the coding sequence GTGTCTCTCTTCCTCGTTGTCGCACTACCCTTTCTAGGCGCGCTCCTGCCGGGGCTAATGAACAGCGCGGGGCGTCAGGCCTGTGCCGGGGTCACATTTATCGTTTCGCTCGCGGCTTTCATTGGATTGATCTCCAATCTCCCGGCCATGATAGCAGGCGAGGTGGTTCAGGCGCGGGTTGAGTGGCTGCCTGCGCTGGGCTTGAATTTCAATCTGATGCTGGATGGGCTGGGGTTCTTCTTTGCGTTCTTGATCCTGGGCATCGGCCTTCTGATCATCACATATGCCCGCTACTACCTGTCACGTGACGACAATATGGGTGAGTTTTTCACCTATCTTCTTCTGTTTCAGGGCGCGATGGTGGGGATTGTCCTATCGGATAACATACTGCTTTTGCTTGTGTTCTGGGAGCTGACATCCCTCTCATCTTTCCTGTTGATCGGGTATTGGAAACACTTGCCCGAAGGACGCCAAGGCGCGCGGATGGCGCTGGCCGTGACGGGTATGGGCGGTTTGGCGATGATCGCGGGCATGCTCATACTGGGCAATATCGTCGGCAGCTATGACCTTAGTGTGATCCTGGAAAACCGCGAGTTGATCCAGGCCTCGCCGCTCTATGTTCCGGCGCTCATCTTGATCCTTTTGGGCTGTTTCACCAAATCGGCGCAGTTCCCGTTCCACTTTTGGCTACCACATGCCATGGCCGCGCCCACACCCGTATCGGCCTATCTGCATTCGGCCACGATGGTGAAGGCAGGGATTTTTCTGATGGCCCGCATGTGGCCTGCGCTGTCTGGCACGCCGGAATGGGTGATGATTGTCACCTCAGCAGGTCTGATCACCATGGTGCTGGGCGCGGTGATCGCGCTCTTCAAACATGATCTCAAAGCGCTCCTGGCCTTTTCCACCGTCAGCCATCTGGGTCTTATCACCATGCTTTTGGGCACCGGCACGGCCTTTGGCGCGCTGGCGGCGGTGTTCCACATCCTCAACCACGCCACCTTCAAAGCCGCGCTCTTTATGGCGGCGGGCATTGTTGATCATGAGGCCAAAACGCGGGATATCACCCGACTTGGGGGACTGGCCAAGCTCATGCCGGTGACTTTCGTCATCGCGACCATCGCAGCCTTATCAATGGCCGGTATCCCGTTCCTCAACGGGTTCCTCTCGAAGGAAATGATGCTCGAAGAGGCGACACACACAAGCCTGTTTGGCAGCCCATGGCTGGTGCCCGTGATGGCCACCATTGGCTCGCTTTTCTCGGCGGCTTACTGTTTCCGCTTCATCGGCCACACGTTCCTGGGTGCGGTGCGCGACGACTATCCGGCGCATCCGCATGATCCCGGCCCGGGCATGTGGCTGCCGCCTGCCATTCTGGTGGTCCTCGTCGTCGTCATCGGTGTTGCCCCCTTCCTGGCGCAACCGGCTGTGTTCTTTGTGACCGAGGCAGTGCTGGGCGGTACGGCCGAGATACCAATAAAATACATCAAGATCTGGCATGGCCTTGTGCCTGCGCTCTTTATGTCGATTGCCGCGGTTCTTGGTGGCCTGATCGTCCTTGCCCTGTTCAAACCACTTCTGCGCGCCTGGGATGCAACACCGCGCCCTGAGGCGAAGGTGATTTTCGAGGGGCTGGTCGAGGCTGTCGTGCGCGTGTCGCAATCCGTCATACTGAGGCTCCACAACGGATCTTTCTCGCGCTATGCCGCGTTCGCGTCACTGGCCATCGTCGTAGCCGGTTACTACGCCTGGCGCACCGGCACTGTCGGAGAGGCCACCCGCGTGATGCAGCCGGTGAGCCCAGTCGCCATGGCCGGTTGGGTGATGCTTGTCGCGGCAACGTGCGGCTTGGCGACCTTGCACCGCAACAGGCTTTTGTCCCTGGTGCTAATCGGCATTGTAGGTCTCATGGTCTCTGTCGGCTTTGTGTTCTTCAGCGCCCCGGACCTTGCGATGACGCAGATCACGGTTGAGGTTGTCACAATCATCCTGCTGCTTTTGGCGCTCAACTTCTTGCCCAATGCCACACCATTGGAAAGCACAGCAATGCGCCGCACGCGCGACATCGCGGTCGCGGTTGCCGGGGGGCTTGCCACAATGGGCCTCTCGATGCACTACCTGCTGCGGGATGCTGTGACCTCGCCGATCTCTGAGTTTCATCTGGCCAACTCCTACAAAGGTGGTGGCGGGACGAATGTGGTCAACGTCATCCTTGTGGATTTCCGGGGCTTTGACACCTATGGCGAGATCATCGTTTTGGGCATCGCTGCGTTGCTCATCTACGCGCTGACCGAAACGCTCTTGTCCGGTCCTGTGCGGGCACGGCTTCTCAATCGCGAGCCCAATCAACCTCAGGCGGGGGGACGGCATCCGATGATGATGGTGGTGCTCACACGGGTGATGATGCCGGTGGTGCTCATGGTCGGCTTCTACATCTTCCTGCGCGGCCATAACGAGCCAGGCGGCGGGTTTATTGCAGGTCTCATCGTGTCGATTGGCGTGGTGATGCAGTATATGGCCAGCGGCTTTACCTGGACGGCGGCGCGCATGCGGTACCCTTACCACGGCATCATCGGTGCGGGCGTCCTGATTGCTGGCCTGACCGGCATCGGGTCCTGGTTTGTCAGCAAGCCGTTCCTGACGTCCGACTTCACCTATGTACGCATTCCGCCGTTCCAGGAATTTGAACTGGCCACGGCGGCCCTCTTTGATCTTGGCGTGTTCCTGGCCGTGGTGGGGGCTGTGATGCTGTCTTTGGAAAGCTTTTCGCGTCTCGCCCGTCGTCGGGATGCGGTAGATGATGCCCATCCGATGGATATCGATCCGTCGCGCGATGATCCCCCGGAACCGAGTCAAACTCAAGCGACGGAGGCCTCCTGA
- a CDS encoding K+/H+ antiporter subunit F has product MTAAMEFMNIALTIAFCAVAISQVLCMVRLVIGPDTGDRILALDTMVVNAIGIIVLLGIWQGTQIYFEVSMIIAMLGFVSTVAYARFKLRGDIIE; this is encoded by the coding sequence ATGACCGCCGCAATGGAGTTCATGAACATCGCCCTGACCATCGCCTTTTGCGCTGTGGCCATTTCGCAGGTGCTTTGCATGGTCCGGCTGGTGATTGGGCCGGACACGGGCGACCGCATTCTGGCGCTGGACACAATGGTGGTAAATGCCATCGGGATCATTGTTCTTCTGGGCATCTGGCAGGGCACGCAAATCTATTTTGAAGTGTCCATGATCATCGCCATGCTCGGCTTTGTGTCGACCGTGGCCTATGCGCGCTTCAAACTCAGAGGGGATATCATCGAATGA
- a CDS encoding Na+/H+ antiporter subunit G, producing MTLDAILIYIAGVWLLVGAVFALVGSIGLLRFSDAMTRLHAPTKVGTVGIGALLLAAMIHAFVTGDGSIHELLIMSFLFVTAPISANFIAKVHIHRRTCETPPDPLKDKTWSTLNVPQDKSQAVKVEA from the coding sequence ATGACCCTTGATGCGATTTTGATCTATATCGCGGGTGTCTGGCTTTTGGTCGGAGCGGTGTTTGCGCTGGTGGGCTCTATCGGCCTGTTGCGGTTTTCCGATGCGATGACCCGCCTGCATGCGCCAACAAAAGTAGGCACGGTGGGTATCGGGGCACTTCTTCTGGCGGCGATGATCCACGCATTTGTCACTGGCGACGGTTCGATCCATGAACTGTTGATCATGTCATTCCTGTTCGTAACCGCACCAATTTCGGCCAATTTCATTGCCAAAGTGCATATCCATCGCCGTACGTGCGAAACACCCCCTGACCCGTTGAAAGACAAGACGTGGTCAACACTGAATGTGCCTCAGGACAAATCGCAGGCCGTCAAAGTCGAAGCGTAG
- a CDS encoding DUF1203 domain-containing protein, protein MNIQFVGLPSHQVAQTKTRGLDAYDNPIETHCSDGEAYPCRHCLGETPAGEDYLILAWRPFETSNPYAETGPIFLCAADCKAMAPSDKVPTILVSPSYLVRGYSKDERIVYGTGQVVQTSKIAAYARELLADPTIAFVDVRSASNNCFQCRIERT, encoded by the coding sequence ATGAATATTCAGTTTGTCGGACTGCCCTCGCATCAGGTCGCGCAGACCAAGACCCGCGGTTTGGATGCCTATGACAACCCGATTGAGACACATTGCTCGGACGGCGAGGCGTATCCCTGTCGGCATTGCCTGGGAGAAACGCCAGCGGGAGAAGACTATCTGATCCTCGCATGGCGGCCTTTCGAGACGTCAAACCCTTATGCTGAGACTGGACCGATCTTTCTATGTGCGGCAGATTGCAAGGCAATGGCACCATCAGATAAAGTGCCGACGATCCTTGTGTCTCCGAGCTATCTGGTGCGTGGTTATTCCAAGGATGAGCGGATTGTTTATGGCACGGGTCAAGTCGTCCAAACCTCAAAGATCGCGGCGTATGCGCGTGAGCTGTTGGCCGATCCGACAATCGCCTTTGTCGATGTGCGCAGCGCGTCGAATAACTGTTTTCAATGTCGAATAGAGCGTACGTAA
- a CDS encoding SDR family oxidoreductase produces the protein MTQRVVITGGASGIGKRLAERFAETGARVAVCDADAHAVAEMAEAYPDMIVRQSDVTDAAQMEAFLAEVEAAFCGADVVCANAGTGGPAGLIEDLDYQAWQDCIAVNLHGAFLTCRWAARVMRAQGDGLIVITTSTSGQWGHPYRAPYSSAKWALVGLTKTLAMELGPAGVRVNAIAPGAVEGARMDRVVAMEAKASGKPEDEVRAQYVKGVSLRSWVSADDLADTVLFLASPAASKISGQVLNIDGHTETLV, from the coding sequence ATGACCCAGCGCGTGGTGATCACCGGCGGGGCGTCGGGCATCGGCAAGCGGCTGGCGGAACGGTTTGCCGAAACAGGTGCGCGTGTGGCGGTCTGCGATGCGGATGCGCATGCGGTGGCAGAGATGGCTGAGGCGTATCCGGACATGATCGTACGTCAGTCGGATGTAACAGACGCCGCCCAGATGGAGGCATTTTTGGCAGAGGTCGAAGCGGCCTTTTGCGGCGCAGATGTGGTCTGTGCCAATGCCGGCACCGGCGGGCCTGCGGGCCTGATCGAAGATTTGGACTATCAGGCCTGGCAGGACTGTATCGCGGTGAACCTGCATGGCGCCTTCCTGACCTGTCGCTGGGCGGCGCGTGTGATGCGAGCGCAAGGTGACGGCTTGATTGTGATCACCACGTCAACCTCCGGGCAATGGGGGCATCCCTATCGCGCGCCCTATTCTTCGGCCAAATGGGCTTTGGTGGGCCTCACAAAGACACTGGCGATGGAGCTTGGCCCCGCCGGGGTGCGCGTCAACGCGATTGCGCCGGGCGCCGTCGAAGGCGCGCGCATGGACCGCGTGGTGGCGATGGAGGCCAAAGCGAGCGGAAAGCCAGAGGACGAGGTGCGCGCGCAATATGTCAAAGGCGTGAGCCTGCGATCCTGGGTGAGTGCCGATGATCTGGCCGACACTGTTCTTTTCCTGGCCTCACCTGCGGCATCCAAGATTTCCGGTCAAGTTCTGAACATCGATGGACATACGGAGACGTTAGTGTGA
- a CDS encoding NAD(P)/FAD-dependent oxidoreductase produces the protein MEKDAQTVAIVGAGIVGVSTAIWLLREGHDVLLIDKAGPGEGTSFGNAGLLASAATLPVPMPGLLKKIPRMLLSRNEPLFLRLPHLPKLLPWLLPYLRFSNETAARQRATDVFPIIGDSLADHQALSGGTGAEGFVVPCDYAFGYQSKSGYMADHLSWSVRKQQGFEWDELSGDSFRDYDPIYSNLIGYAAVLKNHGRITDPGAYVKALAAYAEAQGARILRAEVSDVVRDTARVTGVRVSGDTIPCDAVVLAAGTWSKSLAENLGISVPLHPESGFHMELWEPSKMPRSPVMLAAGKFVITPMEGRIRLAGMVGYGGFDAPPPRAAYELFETYLRQAIPGLTWKDSTHWMGHRPAMRDSIPMIGAVPGVAGAYTGFGHDHVGLTGGPKTGRILAQLISGKTPNINLAPYAPERFTPGLRR, from the coding sequence ATGGAAAAAGACGCACAGACAGTTGCAATCGTCGGCGCAGGCATCGTGGGGGTTTCCACGGCCATCTGGCTGTTGCGCGAAGGGCATGATGTTCTGCTGATCGACAAGGCGGGTCCCGGAGAGGGCACAAGCTTTGGCAATGCCGGGCTTCTGGCGTCGGCGGCAACACTGCCGGTGCCCATGCCAGGCCTGTTGAAAAAAATTCCACGTATGCTTCTGAGCCGCAACGAGCCGCTCTTCCTGCGCTTGCCACATCTTCCCAAACTTCTACCTTGGCTCTTGCCCTATCTGCGTTTTTCCAACGAAACCGCCGCACGTCAGCGGGCCACAGACGTTTTTCCGATCATCGGCGATAGCCTTGCCGATCATCAGGCTTTGAGCGGCGGAACGGGGGCAGAGGGCTTTGTCGTTCCGTGCGATTATGCCTTTGGCTATCAATCAAAATCTGGCTACATGGCCGACCATCTGTCGTGGTCTGTGCGCAAGCAACAAGGCTTTGAGTGGGATGAGTTGAGCGGCGATTCCTTTCGCGATTACGACCCGATCTATTCGAATCTGATTGGATATGCGGCTGTGCTCAAAAATCATGGCCGGATCACAGACCCGGGGGCCTATGTCAAAGCGTTGGCCGCTTATGCTGAAGCACAGGGCGCACGGATTTTGCGGGCCGAAGTGTCGGATGTGGTGCGCGACACGGCTCGCGTGACCGGCGTGCGGGTGTCGGGCGACACGATCCCCTGTGACGCTGTTGTTCTGGCGGCGGGCACATGGTCCAAATCCCTTGCCGAAAACCTTGGTATCTCGGTGCCTCTGCATCCTGAGAGTGGCTTTCACATGGAGCTGTGGGAGCCATCGAAGATGCCGCGCTCTCCGGTTATGCTTGCAGCGGGCAAGTTTGTCATCACCCCGATGGAGGGGCGCATCCGGCTGGCGGGAATGGTGGGTTACGGCGGGTTCGATGCGCCACCGCCGCGCGCAGCCTATGAGCTTTTCGAGACGTATCTGCGACAGGCGATTCCCGGATTGACCTGGAAAGACAGCACGCACTGGATGGGACATCGCCCGGCGATGCGCGACTCGATACCCATGATCGGGGCTGTGCCGGGTGTGGCCGGTGCCTATACCGGCTTTGGGCATGATCATGTCGGGTTAACGGGTGGCCCGAAAACCGGGAGGATTCTTGCGCAACTCATTTCTGGCAAGACGCCCAACATCAATCTTGCGCCCTACGCCCCCGAACGGTTCACGCCTGGTTTGAGACGTTAG
- a CDS encoding monovalent cation/H+ antiporter subunit D produces the protein MTHWILAPIILPAILAPFIVLAARYHIQIQRVFSMAGVVALIAIAAGLAWQASDGTVTLYQLGNWAAPFGIVVVGDRLSTLMVLLTAVLAFFVLLYSMASGWDERGRHFHALFQFQLMGIMGAFLTGDLFNLFVFFEVLLIASYGLMIHAGGQERLRAGVQYVLFNLLGSTLFLFALGSIYAETGTLNMADLAQRVTLIDPEETVGIRVAAVLLLLVFAIKAALVPLHFWLPSSYAEAPAPVAALFAIMTKVGAYAIIRVYTIIFPPDLEVTAGLHNDWLLPAALISLTIGMAGVLAAKKLDRLVTFSVIGSMGMVMVAISLFTAESIAAALYYIVHSTLAAASLFLIVDLVRSSREHLHLTVLPPVAGAALISGLFFVAAIAMAGLPPLSGFLGKLLILDASFTSSSGVWAWVVILTGSLVSIVGFARAGSTVFWKAKSVAPESVEDNEDDTDAPSAPEAPATMSYVAVGGLLALLVSYTVFSGPVHAYMSATSAQLFAPQPYFSTVLETPGKLSKPKAEEH, from the coding sequence ATGACACATTGGATCCTCGCGCCGATCATCCTTCCCGCCATCTTGGCGCCCTTCATCGTGCTCGCCGCACGTTATCACATTCAAATTCAGCGCGTCTTTTCCATGGCGGGTGTTGTGGCACTGATTGCCATCGCCGCAGGTCTGGCATGGCAAGCCTCAGACGGTACCGTAACACTTTACCAACTGGGCAATTGGGCTGCGCCCTTTGGCATTGTCGTCGTGGGCGATCGGCTGTCTACGCTGATGGTTCTGCTGACGGCCGTGCTGGCCTTTTTTGTTCTGCTTTACTCCATGGCCTCGGGTTGGGATGAGCGTGGGCGGCATTTCCATGCTTTGTTTCAGTTCCAGTTGATGGGGATCATGGGCGCGTTTCTGACAGGCGACCTCTTTAACCTCTTCGTCTTCTTCGAAGTGCTGCTCATTGCCTCATACGGCCTTATGATCCACGCCGGAGGGCAGGAACGCCTGCGTGCAGGTGTGCAATATGTGCTCTTTAATCTGCTCGGTTCGACGCTGTTCCTCTTTGCGCTTGGCTCGATCTACGCTGAAACCGGCACGCTCAACATGGCCGATCTGGCACAGCGTGTGACGTTGATTGATCCCGAAGAAACAGTTGGCATCCGCGTGGCGGCGGTCCTGCTCTTGTTGGTTTTCGCCATCAAAGCAGCGCTCGTGCCGCTGCATTTCTGGCTGCCGTCAAGCTATGCCGAGGCACCCGCACCTGTCGCGGCCCTGTTCGCAATCATGACCAAGGTGGGCGCCTATGCGATCATCCGCGTCTACACCATCATTTTCCCACCGGATCTGGAGGTCACAGCCGGGCTGCACAATGACTGGCTCCTGCCAGCGGCGCTGATCTCGCTGACCATTGGCATGGCTGGTGTTCTGGCGGCGAAAAAACTGGACCGGCTTGTGACATTCTCGGTCATCGGCTCAATGGGCATGGTGATGGTTGCCATTTCGCTCTTTACAGCCGAAAGCATTGCGGCGGCTCTCTATTATATCGTGCATTCCACGCTGGCGGCGGCTTCGCTTTTCCTGATCGTGGACCTAGTGCGCAGCAGCCGGGAGCACCTTCACCTGACTGTGCTGCCACCGGTGGCGGGGGCGGCGCTGATCTCAGGTTTGTTCTTTGTGGCAGCCATCGCCATGGCGGGCCTGCCACCACTGTCGGGGTTCCTTGGAAAGCTGTTGATCCTTGATGCGTCTTTCACGTCTTCAAGTGGCGTTTGGGCTTGGGTTGTTATCCTGACAGGCAGCTTGGTGAGTATCGTCGGCTTTGCCCGTGCAGGCAGTACGGTGTTTTGGAAAGCCAAGAGCGTCGCGCCTGAATCTGTAGAAGACAACGAAGACGACACAGACGCGCCGAGCGCGCCTGAGGCACCAGCCACCATGTCTTATGTTGCAGTAGGCGGATTGCTTGCCTTGCTGGTCAGCTACACAGTCTTTTCTGGTCCCGTGCATGCCTATATGAGCGCCACGTCAGCGCAGCTATTCGCGCCGCAACCCTATTTCTCGACCGTGCTCGAAACACCGGGCAAACTGAGCAAACCCAAGGCGGAGGAGCACTGA
- a CDS encoding Na+/H+ antiporter subunit C, whose protein sequence is MEFLVASAIGILTAAGIYLVLRLRTFPVILGMSLLTYAVNVFLFASGRLTIGAPPILVKGVETYTDPLPQALVLTAIVISFGMTAVVVMIALGAYLSSADDTVNDPTDPDPQPEAEEDVA, encoded by the coding sequence ATGGAATTTCTCGTCGCTTCTGCCATTGGCATTCTGACCGCTGCAGGGATCTACCTGGTGCTGCGCCTGCGCACATTCCCGGTGATCCTGGGTATGTCGCTCCTCACCTATGCGGTGAACGTATTTCTGTTTGCTTCTGGTCGCCTGACCATTGGCGCCCCGCCTATTCTGGTGAAAGGGGTTGAAACCTATACAGATCCGCTGCCGCAGGCGCTGGTCTTGACGGCTATCGTGATTTCCTTTGGCATGACTGCCGTCGTCGTGATGATTGCGCTCGGGGCGTATCTCAGCTCGGCAGATGACACTGTGAACGACCCCACGGATCCTGATCCTCAGCCCGAGGCAGAGGAGGACGTGGCATGA